One Betta splendens chromosome 8, fBetSpl5.4, whole genome shotgun sequence DNA segment encodes these proteins:
- the septin12 gene encoding neuronal-specific septin-3 isoform X2, which yields MEESDTNKTGVVGTEREDGGTGGEQTANMNTANSLKEDKTPSEKETRREQETEEGQTQVEVCRSVPDLQLSIIRDSDLFGYVGIEAVLEQMKLKTIKAGFEFNIMVVGQSGLGKSTLVNTLFKSKVSRKSCTANYEEKISKTVKLHSVTHLIEEKGVKMKLTVIDTPGFGDQINNKNCWEPITTYINEQYEKYLREELHVNRKKRIPDTRVHCCIYFLPPTGHRLRPIDVEFMRRLGTIVSIVPVIAKADTLTIEERLEFKERIRQDLASNGIHVYPQKEYDEDPEEFILNERIRGNIPFAVVGTDKEHNVNGNNVLGRKTKWGIVEVENVAHCEFVNLRDLLIRSHLQDLKDVTNNVHYETYRVQRLNESNMTFSELGFSTWPLENGTGARCDSDSHL from the exons ATGGAGGAGAGCGACACAAACAAGACGGGCGTCGTGGGAACCGAGAGAGAAGATGGAGGCACGGGAGGAGAGCAAACAGCCAACATGAACACTGCAAATTCACTGAAAGAGGACAAGACGCCTTCAGAAAAGGAGACGAGAAGGgagcaggaaacagaggaaGGGCAGACGCAGGTGGAAGTGTGTCGGTCTGTACCCGACCTCCAGCTGAGCATCATACGGGACTCTGACCTGTTTGGCTATGTGGGCATTGAAGCCGTTCTGGAGCAGATGAAACTCAAGACCATTAAGGCCGGCTTTGAATTTAACATCATGGTGGTCG gtcagagcggCTTAGGGAAGTCCACGCTGGTCAACACCCTGTTCAAGTCCAAAGTCAGCCGGAAGTCCTGCACGGCCAACTATGAAGAGAAGATCTCCAAGACGGTTAAACTGcattcagtcactcact TAATTGAGGAGAAAGGGGTGAAGATGAAGCTCACTGTGATCGACACTCCAGGATTTGGAGACCAGATCAACAACAAGAACTG TTGGGAGCCCATAACAACGTACATCAATGAGCAGTATGAGAAATAcctgagggaggagctgcacgTCAACCGCAAGAAGAGAATACCAGACACCAGAGTGCACTGCTGCATATACTTCCTTCCTCCCACAGGACACAG ATTACGTCCCATTGATGTAGAGTTCATGAGGAGGCTGGGGACGATAGTGAGCATTGTGCCCGTCATCGCCAAAGCTGATACACTGACTATAGAGGAGAGACTGGAGTTCAAGGAGAGG ATAAGGCAAGACTTGGCATCCAATGGGATTCATGTTTACCCCCAGAAAGAGTATGATGAAGACCCAGAGGAGTTCATCCTCAATGAACGGATCAGG GGGAACATTCCCTTTGCAGTGGTGGGAACTGACAAGGAGCATAATGTGAACGGAAACAACGTCCTGGGCCGTAAAACAAAGTGGGGAATAGTTGAAG TTGAAAATGTGGCGCACTGTGAGTTTGTGAACCTCAGAGATCTGCTCATCAG GTCTCACCTGCAGGACCTGAAAGACGTGACCAACAACGTCCACTACGAGACGTACCGCGTGCAGCGGCTCAACGAGAGCAACATGACCTTCAGTGAACTGGGCTTCTCCACCTGGCCTCTGGAGAACGGGACCGGTGCGAGGTGTGACTCAGACAGCCACCTCTGA
- the septin12 gene encoding neuronal-specific septin-3 isoform X1, translating to MRQESASADTLIPMEESDTNKTGVVGTEREDGGTGGEQTANMNTANSLKEDKTPSEKETRREQETEEGQTQVEVCRSVPDLQLSIIRDSDLFGYVGIEAVLEQMKLKTIKAGFEFNIMVVGQSGLGKSTLVNTLFKSKVSRKSCTANYEEKISKTVKLHSVTHLIEEKGVKMKLTVIDTPGFGDQINNKNCWEPITTYINEQYEKYLREELHVNRKKRIPDTRVHCCIYFLPPTGHRLRPIDVEFMRRLGTIVSIVPVIAKADTLTIEERLEFKERIRQDLASNGIHVYPQKEYDEDPEEFILNERIRGNIPFAVVGTDKEHNVNGNNVLGRKTKWGIVEVENVAHCEFVNLRDLLIRSHLQDLKDVTNNVHYETYRVQRLNESNMTFSELGFSTWPLENGTGARCDSDSHL from the exons ATGAGACAAG AATCTGCATCAGCGGACACACTCATCCCAATGGAGGAGAGCGACACAAACAAGACGGGCGTCGTGGGAACCGAGAGAGAAGATGGAGGCACGGGAGGAGAGCAAACAGCCAACATGAACACTGCAAATTCACTGAAAGAGGACAAGACGCCTTCAGAAAAGGAGACGAGAAGGgagcaggaaacagaggaaGGGCAGACGCAGGTGGAAGTGTGTCGGTCTGTACCCGACCTCCAGCTGAGCATCATACGGGACTCTGACCTGTTTGGCTATGTGGGCATTGAAGCCGTTCTGGAGCAGATGAAACTCAAGACCATTAAGGCCGGCTTTGAATTTAACATCATGGTGGTCG gtcagagcggCTTAGGGAAGTCCACGCTGGTCAACACCCTGTTCAAGTCCAAAGTCAGCCGGAAGTCCTGCACGGCCAACTATGAAGAGAAGATCTCCAAGACGGTTAAACTGcattcagtcactcact TAATTGAGGAGAAAGGGGTGAAGATGAAGCTCACTGTGATCGACACTCCAGGATTTGGAGACCAGATCAACAACAAGAACTG TTGGGAGCCCATAACAACGTACATCAATGAGCAGTATGAGAAATAcctgagggaggagctgcacgTCAACCGCAAGAAGAGAATACCAGACACCAGAGTGCACTGCTGCATATACTTCCTTCCTCCCACAGGACACAG ATTACGTCCCATTGATGTAGAGTTCATGAGGAGGCTGGGGACGATAGTGAGCATTGTGCCCGTCATCGCCAAAGCTGATACACTGACTATAGAGGAGAGACTGGAGTTCAAGGAGAGG ATAAGGCAAGACTTGGCATCCAATGGGATTCATGTTTACCCCCAGAAAGAGTATGATGAAGACCCAGAGGAGTTCATCCTCAATGAACGGATCAGG GGGAACATTCCCTTTGCAGTGGTGGGAACTGACAAGGAGCATAATGTGAACGGAAACAACGTCCTGGGCCGTAAAACAAAGTGGGGAATAGTTGAAG TTGAAAATGTGGCGCACTGTGAGTTTGTGAACCTCAGAGATCTGCTCATCAG GTCTCACCTGCAGGACCTGAAAGACGTGACCAACAACGTCCACTACGAGACGTACCGCGTGCAGCGGCTCAACGAGAGCAACATGACCTTCAGTGAACTGGGCTTCTCCACCTGGCCTCTGGAGAACGGGACCGGTGCGAGGTGTGACTCAGACAGCCACCTCTGA